Proteins encoded by one window of Torulaspora delbrueckii CBS 1146 chromosome 2, complete genome:
- the BLI1 gene encoding Bli1p (similar to Saccharomyces cerevisiae YKL061W; ancestral locus Anc_2.572), giving the protein MREHERVLHQDIERCVEILQESVDAEAAKAISVFSKKTSDNEEWLKDLKTKFKLKDKVELEQLLSLKNKQLDQIEGIEKKIDYYERLCDELEEFQDEIEVKMKLEQSRRSRLNSIHD; this is encoded by the coding sequence ATGAGAGAGCACGAGAGGGTTTTGCATCAGGACATCGAAAGATGTGTCGAAATACTGCAGGAGTCTGTGGATGCCGAAGCAGCCAAAGCTATCTCAGTCTTCAGTAAGAAGACTTCGGATAACGAAGAATGGTTGAAAGACCTGAAGACAAAGTTCAAGCTCAAAGACAAAGTTGAACTAGAACAGTTACTCAGTCTTAAGAACAAACAGTTGGATCAGATAGAGGGAAtcgaaaaaaaaattgattaCTATGAAAGGCTGTgtgatgaacttgaagaatttcaagatgagATCGAAGTCAAGATGAAACTAGAGCAAAGCAGAAGATCTCGTTTAAATAGTATACATGATTAA
- the DCW1 gene encoding putative mannan endo-1,6-alpha-mannosidase (similar to Saccharomyces cerevisiae DCW1 (YKL046C); ancestral locus Anc_2.570), translating to MFVMRLLAALASTFACANAVWIDLNNTESIHNASSLVAVGLMDYYTGLQYGETIGMFSDPYYWWEAGGAWGCMLDYWWYMQNDTYNDIIMQALLYQVGTHNDYVPLNQSTTEGNDDQAFWGIAAMTAAERNFTNPPSDQPQWLYLAQAVFNTMALRWDTTSCNGGLRWQIFMWNTGYDYKNTVSNGALFNLAARLARYTGNQSYVDWADKVYDWMYGVGLISNGNSRFVYDGVNIAHNCANITGYQWSYNHGLMLSGCAYLYNMTKDEKWGNRTFEYLNSASIFYNNSVLYEVACQTVNKCNTDQRSFKAYFTRFLGVTAELIPQARDQAMKWINASALGAAQSCSGGYDGHTCGINWFYDGWDGMYGLGEQMSALEALVNTQALNRPPPYNSTNGGSSTGDGAAGTEESPTNLSPLDITAGSRAGAGIITCVIGISILSCALWLIL from the coding sequence aTGTTCGTGATGAGGCTGTTAGCTGCTTTGGCTAGCACATTTGCGTGTGCAAATGCTGTCTGGATTGACCTGAACAATACTGAATCGATCCATAATGCGAGTTCTTTGGTGGCAGTGGGTTTGATGGATTATTATACTGGTTTGCAATATGGTGAGACTATCGGTATGTTTTCGGATCCATACTATTGGTGGGAAGCTGGTGGAGCCTGGGGCTGTATGCTAGACTACTGGTGGTATATGCAAAACGATACTTACAACGATATCATTATGCAAGCTCTGTTGTACCAGGTTGGTACGCATAATGACTATGTTCCTTTGAATCAGTCTACTACGGAAGGTAATGACGATCAAGCTTTTTGGGGGATTGCAGCTATGACAGCAGCTGAGAGAAATTTCACTAATCCACCTTCGGATCAACCGCAGTGGTTGTATCTGGCTCAAGCTGTGTTTAACACTATGGCCCTGCGTTGGGATACAACTTCATGTAATGGTGGGTTGAGATGGCAAATCTTTATGTGGAATACTGGGTATGACTATAAGAATACAGTGTCGAATGGTGCTCTATTCAACTTGGCAGCTCGATTGGCCAGATACACGGGTAATCAGTCATACGTGGATTGGGCTGATAAAGTTTATGATTGGATGTATGGAGTAGGATTAATCTCTAACGGTAATTCGAGATTTGTCTATGATGGTGTTAATATTGCTCATAACTGTGCCAATATCACCGGTTACCAGTGGTCGTATAACCATGGTCTAATGCTTTCAGGCTGTGCTTACCTTTACAATATGACTAAGGATGAAAAATGGGGGAACAGAAcatttgaatatttgaatTCTGCTTCCATTTTTTACAACAACAGCGTGCTATATGAAGTCGCTTGTCAAACCGTCAACAAATGTAATACAGATCAACGTTCCTTCAAGGCTTATTTCACCCGTTTCCTTGGTGTCACAGCGGAATTGATACCGCAGGCGAGAGACCAGGCTATGAAATGGATCAACGCATCTGCCCTTGGGGCCGCGCAGTCATGTTCTGGTGGTTATGATGGTCATACATGTGGTATCAACTGGTTTTACGATGGTTGGGACGGTATGTATGGTCTTGGTGAGCAAATGTCGGCATTAGAAGCATTGGTGAACACTCAGGCACTTAATAGACCTCCACCATATAATTCCACAAATGGTGGTTCGTCAACGGGTGACGGTGCAGCAGGTACAGAAGAATCGCCCACCAACTTGTCACCACTGGATATTACCGCAGGTTCGAGGGCGGGCGCTGGTATAATCACCTGTGTGATAGGTATTTCTATATTGAGTTGCGCCTTATGGTTGATATTATGA
- the MSS1 gene encoding Mss1p (similar to Saccharomyces cerevisiae MSS1 (YMR023C); ancestral locus Anc_2.573), whose protein sequence is MIRVPKVNALFDFSRCRYSTLSTVGLPTIYALSTPPGQRSAIAVVRISGSHSKYIYHKLTKSKNDPKPRIASLRKLYSSVDKKGVLDSSLTLFFSSPNTFTGEDILELHLHGGKAVTSCVLKAIEELHDLGSGYNIRYAYPGEFSKRAFQNAKFDLTEIEGIRDLIDAETETQRKSALSSFNGENRDRFMQWRTKIISNVAQLTAIIDFGDDTEIQDIEKIVMTVESNIKQLRNEIREFIKKIERSSILRSGIRTVLLGPPNAGKSSLINTISKDDISIVSQTPGTTRDAIEVAINVNGYKVIICDTAGIRDGSSDEIEVLGIEKAMKKSSQCDLCLLLVDPQNESPIPDRLKQHLSSPQLLNTDTVLVLNKMDIFENSLEAKKYIDQLKRETNSRFPIIPISCLSGIGINQLVDELTTKFQAMSNSSDESDPIIVSQRVKEILNNDVLYGIEEFLSLKDDVVLASESLRHATDGIGKITGETIGIEEVLGVVFSSFCVGK, encoded by the coding sequence ATGATTAGAGTACCGAAGGTCAATGCTCTCTTCGATTTTTCCAGGTGTCGCTATTCAACTTTGAGCACTGTTGGTCTGCCGACAATATATGCATTATCAACTCCTCCAGGTCAAAGGTCAGCCATAGCCGTGGTTAGGATATCCGGCTCCCATTCCAAATATATATATCATAAACTCACCAAATCCAAGAATGATCCTAAACCAAGAATTGCATCTCTGAGGAAGCTTTACTCATCAGTTGACAAGAAAGGTGTTTTAGATTCTTCTCTGACACTgttcttttcttctccaaataCGTTCACAGGTGAGGATATTTTAGAGTTACATCTACATGGGGGAAAAGCAGTTACTAGTTGCGTCTTGAAggcaattgaagaattacaTGACCTGGGATCCGGCTACAACATACGTTACGCTTATCCTGGagaattttcaaagagagCCTTTCAAAATGCGAAATTTGACCTGACTGAGATAGAGGGAATTCGCGATCTGATAGATGCTGAGACGGAGACCCAGCGTAAAAGTGCACTTTCCAGCTTCAATGGAGAAAACCGAGATAGGTTCATGCAATGGAGGACTAAAATCATTTCCAATGTTGCCCAATTGACAGCAATAATAGACTTTGGAGATGATACCGAGATTCAAGACATTGAAAAGATAGTAATGACGGTGGAGTCTAATATCAAACAACTACGCAATGAAATAAGGGAGTTCattaaaaaaattgagagaTCAAGCATACTACGTAGTGGTATCAGAACAGTCCTTTTGGGCCCTCCTAATGCTGGTAAATCATCGCTCATTAACACCATAAGTAAAGACGACATCTCGATCGTATCCCAGACTCCTGGTACCACAAGGGATGCTATTGAGGTTGCTATCAACGTCAATGGATACAAAGTCATCATCTGCGACACTGCAGGAATCAGAGATGGTTCATCTGATGAGATAGAGGTACTTGGGATTGAGAAAGCGATGAAAAAAAGCTCACAATGTGATCTATGCCTTCTACTGGTTGACCCTCAAAATGAGTCTCCTATACCTGACCGTCTTAAGCAGCATTTATCTTCACCTCAACTTTTAAACACCGATACTGTGCTAGTGCTTAATAAGATGGACATCTTTGAGAATTCCCTAGAGGCAAAAAAGTACATTGATCAGTTGAAGAGAGAAACGAACAGCCGGTTTCCCATAATACCAATATCGTGCTTGTCAGGCATAGGTATTAATCAGTTAGTTGATGAACTGACCACTAAATTTCAGGCGATGTCTAATAGCAGCGATGAATCTGATCCGATCATTGTATCCCAAAGAGTAAAAGAAATACTGAATAATGACGTTCTTTACGGGATCGAAGAGTTCTTGTCACTCAAGGACGATGTTGTTCTTGCGTCCGAGAGCTTACGGCATGCAACCGACGGTATCGGAAAGATAACAGGAGAGACAATTggcattgaagaagttttagGTGTGGTCTTTTCTAGTTTCTGTGTCGGTAAATAG
- the ANR2 gene encoding Anr2p (similar to Saccharomyces cerevisiae YKL047W; ancestral locus Anc_2.571) — protein sequence MSLDESGSPEIFKRVPISFMFLSNFEMKRGNETVWSCKWSETNCDIDLENIEFKSLPSGVHGVPDDVINFAVPKRARDDEYYYGVAFYKQNGQDIAQKSGQVDRNQVKMYALGVIIDPKFSARGIPDDLVSSWWPTQFIGANAYVDDLQQLLTHWLAEENFENYDLFEEYFKCNSLIDDGNGTAMPSRSAKLAQEFLSPDVPRRLEDAGRPQMLEYLPYWIRKLGPLIFPVWKSCLLGERILIINPPGGSFEACNALTYCLSLLSAVPNALQVSRHEDRFIRPLFTIGISDIDRMASNVAKALEREEKLAGFVACTSDEILTCKTELYDKVLRISSGPTEQDDDDVCGLFTSSGIPIKATPHDLECLQAFYQSYLGEQMSEAEKVRLSQTVEPVSWTQYLIDEFYWWTTAGYVAPFYHEHRHPEKTIPDDEAEMVLEIVGDFHGKTTGIYNRLKAIIESNELQGPDELISVPFSALSEMDLDFFSAQDQELVKALAWKWFEREVRITVDYCEAVC from the coding sequence ATGTCATTAGATGAATCTGGTTCGCCAGAAATCTTTAAGAGGGTTCCGATCAGTTTCATGTTCTTGAGTAATTTCGAAATGAAAAGGGGAAATGAAACAGTTTGGTCCTGTAAATGGTCTGAGACAAATTGTGATAttgatttggaaaacaTTGAGTTTAAATCTTTACCATCTGGGGTCCATGGAGTTCCTGATGATGTAATAAACTTTGCAGTTCCGAAGAGGGCTCGAGATGACGAATATTATTACGGCGTGGCTTTCTATAAACAGAATGGTCAAGATATTGCACAGAAATCTGGTCAAGTGGATAGGAATCAAGTGAAGATGTACGCTCTTGGGGTTATAATCGATCCCAAATTCAGTGCGCGTGGAATACCAGATGATTTAGTTTCCAGCTGGTGGCCAACTCAATTCATTGGTGCAAATGCATATGTTGATGATCTTCAGCAATTATTGACACATTGGCTAGCAGAggagaattttgaaaactATGATctatttgaagaatactTCAAATGTAATAGCTTGATAGATGACGGCAATGGAACAGCCATGCCATCAAGGTCTGCGAAATTAGCCCAAGAGTTTTTGTCGCCAGATGTTCCAAGAAGACTTGAGGATGCTGGTAGACCTCAAATGCTCGAATATTTGCCTTACTGGATAAGGAAGTTAGGACCATTGATTTTTCCGGTATGGAAGTCATGCCTGCTAGGTGAAAGAATACTGATAATAAATCCACCAGGGGGATCATTCGAAGCTTGTAATGCTTTGACCTACTGCTTGTCGCTCTTGTCTGCAGTACCGAATGCTCTTCAAGTCAGTCGCCACGAGGACCGATTTATTAGACCACTGTTCACGATAGGAATATCTGATATAGATAGGATGGCATCAAATGTTGCAAAAGCTTTGGAGAGAGAGGAGAAGCTTGCAGGCTTCGTAGCATGCACCAGTGATGAGATTTTAACATGTAAAACTGAGCTTTACGACAAGGTGTTGAGGATTTCAAGTGGCCCGACAGAACaggatgacgatgatgTTTGCGGTCTGTTTACCAGCTCAGGAATACCCATTAAAGCCACTCCACATGATCTTGAATGCTTACAAGCATTCTATCAGAGCTATCTGGGCGAGCAAATGTCTGAGGCTGAGAAGGTACGTCTCTCGCAGACAGTGGAACCCGTGTCCTGGACACAATACCTCATTGATGAGTTTTACTGGTGGACCACTGCTGGGTATGTGGCGCCCTTTTATCACGAGCACAGGCATCCTGAAAAGACTATACCTGACGATGAAGCTGAAATGGTCTTAGAGATTGTCGGAGATTTCCACGGGAAAACTACTGGCATATACAACAGGTTAAAAGCGATAATTGAATCTAATGAGCTTCAGGGTCCAGATGAACTGATTTCCGTACCTTTCTCTGCTCTAAGTGAGATGgatcttgattttttcagtGCGCAGGATCAAGAATTGGTTAAAGCTTTGGCATGGAAATGGTTCGAAAGAGAGGTCAGAATAACTGTAGACTATTGTGAAGCGGTTTGTTAG